A region of the Paramormyrops kingsleyae isolate MSU_618 chromosome 6, PKINGS_0.4, whole genome shotgun sequence genome:
CATGATTACACggatatttattatttgataTAAATACGGTACCAATACTCATTGCTAAATGCTTTGTAGGATTGCGAAATTAACATTTGTTTCATTTATACggaaatttgcataaatggcaACAGAAAGTAGTTAATTTTGCTTAACGGACTTCGTATTTAGCACAGACATACACTTTTCATTTCTTCACAGCTACAAGAATTGCCTATTTTTCAGTCATGGTCATGCACATCTCTCCGATGTTATCGATGCCAACACAACCGGAGTTAATTACGGGGCAGTGCAATTCCAATATTACCATACAATGCGGCAAGACTCATAAAACCAGCGAGTATCGGGTTATCATCTGGTACAAggtacctgtctgtctgtctgtctcattAGAATTTACTTCTTTTTATTGATATATTACTAATGCTAAATTTTATTATAATGGAATTTCAAAATTCAAATCTTGTCATTCATATCTCAACTGTGATCTCATATGTACCCAAATGTGCCCAAAAAAATATAGCCTTGTGATTAGCCCCAAAATATAACCAAAATGTTATATAACCAATGTGAATGATAAAACATATACCCATTAATACAGGATCAAAAtatttcagtaacactttactggactggacacaaataatgtagtattaagATATCACTTACGTATTATTTAACCAGAAACTATAactactgatctcatgttaattcatcattaattaatctCAAGCAGTCATTAGGCTATATTCGTTGCTATATCTGGTAATTCTGTAagcctttgtgaactactgaaggaactactttaggaacaagtaatgaacaacacaagtgaaatactaatctaattaatgtttgttcatcattaatgaatcgtgatgcatcaTTTGTCTCAAATagcgactatatttgttcattacattttcaAGATTTGagcttcagtagtaactgagttattactaagtagcTGTGCCTTGTCAAGTTACCAGCATTTCCTCTCTGTAGATCAATGACACAAATCAGTCCGGCATCATCAGGAAGAGCCACGGAGTTGTTCCGAAAAGATATGGCTACTCCCGAGATGTCGGTATGGACAGCAGTGGCGGATTGTTCCTTCCTTGGCTTCAGCCTGAAGACTCTGGGAGGTATCTGTGCCACCTCGGAGCATTCGTTGGAGGGAGGAATGAAGACTTCTCGCTCGAGTTAAATGTGTCAGGTAATGCATGTGCTTCGATGTTCACTATGTAAGCTCAAAATGCACACAATAAGGCTTTGTTTACACAGAAGGGTTCCAAAATCGACTGTCGCCTACATCCTCTGCATTTTTGCAGCTTATGCCCTGAAATAGTGCAGCATGCAGAGGCGCAGAAGGTGGGGGACACGTTCCACCCAGTTAAATAGGGACCCTGATCCGTCTCAAACCGCCCGActtttgtggggaaaaaaactttgAGAACTAAATAGGGTTGGACACCGTGGTGTTTGAACTCGTCAAATCGTGTCGACCATCGGGAAGTACTCATAGCATGTGTTTGCTGCAGGTAGCAGTGCACTCACACGCGCGCGCGACCCCCAGCCTGTACACACGCGCTCCCACTGTTCCGCTTTGTCTCGTTTGTAGGTAGAGATCGACAGAGTGCACGCATTCCTATTAACCTATGCTGTAcacgttttaaaaaaatttcaCTTCCACGATGACCTACCCATTTAACGAAGGACAAATAACCTAAACACCGATGTCActttctaaaatattttattcaagAATATCAGATCTATACTTGCCGCATTTGTGATTGTATTCCGCCGTTGTACAGCCTTATATTGTGCCGGATGCAGCTTCGGTCACACGAACCTGCAAAGCGGTATGCAATACGGCAAAAAGCGCAACCCGCAAAAGAACAAAGATCTGTCTCGTTGTTCTTTGAAGGTGCAAGCGATGTAAGTAAACGTAAAGTCTATGTAGGCTATACCAAGCCATGGTGGATTCAACTGTCAACATAATTTCCCCTTATGTCTGATAAGCTAATTTATGTTACTACAACAAAGAAAAGGACATCATCCAAGTTTGACCTAACGATAAAGTATGTCTGTTAGAATAAAGCCATACAGTGTTGCATTTTCTCTGTTCACAGTGTAGTGCTGCacaatattggggggggggggtgtgtgtgatcacatcgttatatatatatgtatgcatgtacacacacacacacatatatatatacacacacacacacttccccAATATTGTGCAGCTCTACACCGTGTAAACagaaactgtgtgtgtgtatgcgatTAATATTCcgttatttataaaacaaaaaagttgtTCATATTTGCCGAAAATAAACTTATCTGCCTATAGGATTGTTCACAGCGGCGCCAGCGAAATTCTTCTTCTTGACACACCAGTGATGCGCCCGCTGATGGGTCCGCGGATACGAGTcaaacaaatgcattttaataacatTCGGGTAATTTGAGGACGGGTAAGTTTTAAGCATGTAAAGTGGGCTAGACATCATTTTGTCTTTATTGATATTTGCGTTCGAGTCGGGTTAAATTATAAACGTTCTACTTTTAGATATACGATGGCGCGTTAGGGCATTGATAAAGCAAAATAGTAGAATGGTCGATTTCGAGAATAAAGTCATAATATTTCGCTTATGactttaatgtaaaaatatttcgAGATTTAAACTTGTAGTTTGCAGCCTATGTATGTGAATTTCCCCTTTATGGCCGAATTTGCCATTGACATGTGTTATGCCGAAACAGGCATCCCTGCCGGGAGATTGCACCACTGAAAACAGCGGAAGGGAAACTCTTTTTTGTAGTGTGAAAACGACCGTTTCTGTTTCTGTAAACGCATAAAACGCATGTAACATATCACACGACattgtattttgttaaaatacagatatacaacacaaacaaacaaaatagtCGCGGATCTGAAAACGGGTATACCTATAATACCTAGACTCACGCATGTCAATATCAATTCAGAAGTTCAAAACAACAGACACGAACTTGGCACTATAACGCTTAATTGTTACATTATATGTTTATATCAGATGTATATTAACGCTGTTATTTTCACgaagaaaaataaatttgttacattttgttgctcaatattttttaaaacgtcTGGGTCTCTTTATGGCTAAAATAGTGTTGCACCACGTAACTCAGAACACACTTATCTCCAAATTGTATTAACGTGCTTTATGCCGGGGTCAGTGcgaatataaataataataataataataataataataataataaatgcaaaattaatGGGTATGCCTGTTTCAGCATTTTATGCCTTTTATGAGATAGTGTCTTAACTAATCTGTGCAACCATATGATTGACACAAAGAGCGTatgcagtgaaaaaaaaaaccatactAACACTGTatgcagtgaaaaaaaaaacatactaacACTGTCAGCTTTCGTGTATCTTAACCCAGCTGACTAACATGGTAACAGCTGCATAACATAGATATTGATATCACTCTAGATCATACACAATGAATTGCATGGCAGTAGCCATAACACTGGCCTTAATAATAGTACTGTCATAGTAGATGACATGATGGCTCTGTCTGTGCACCTTCCCCTCTGCAATTCTGTGCATGCATTTTTCCTTGTTATGAGGGCTTCCACTGTGTGCTCAGACAGGTTCAGTGATTTGGTCTCTCTAAACTGCCAGCATTGACAAATGCCTTCCACAGCGTCTCCTTCTTCAGGTTCAGGAAGATCCTGCACAGGATGGGCTGGAAATCAGATGGAAGGAgaattgttttaaatgcataatgaTTATTCAGGGTGGGGGATCCTGCCTAGAACAAGATGGGCAACAGAAATGAAGGGCGACATCTTCTGAGGAggtccccccgcccccaacaaCCTTAATCATCCCCATCCCCAACAactttttctgacagttttgaCCGCTACTcattattcatttaaatttgGTAATGTTTTATTAGCAAGTAAACCAGTGTTCTGCTTTTAAAttatggaaagagagcctggtTTATTCTAAATTCACTTCtgaattttttaattattactgCAAGTCACCTTCCTCAGAGTGAAGTTTGGTGTGTCGAACAAAAATGACTAAACTGAAAAAACAACCTTggacaaagttttttttttttaaatgaccagGTTTGCTATTTGCTTTCTGTCACAGAGTGTGTCACGCCGGTGAGTCCCACGTTCACTGATGTCTCTGCGAATCAGGCCTGCTGCACGACCCCTCCTCCATACAAAGAGCTCTCTGCCGCATGGCTAGCATCCAGCTTCTCATTGGTCAGCTTCTTTAAAGCACTGCTGTGCTTTCTGGTTATCTGGGCAAGTACCTCGTCTCTGGAATCATTCATGTAGCCTCCCTGTCCCCTTTACTGCTTCACACAACATGACTGTCGGAATGAAAGACCTGATTCactgattaagaggtgtgtcccaatacttttgtccataaagTCTGTCTATCTATCCTTATCTAATCTTGGAAATCAGTCAGTTACTGAGGGGGATGGAAAGACTTACTGTGTAGAAATCTGTCCTTTCTGAATAGCACCTGCAGGAGATGTTGCTCTTGTAGAGTGAGATGACCTTTTCCTCTGAGTCGTACATATTTACATTTCTGGGCTCCTCTCTTCTATAGTTACCCATCATGGTGAAAAGGAAGCTGAGGAGTCAATCATAACACAGGAGATCCCTGGTTTCCATGTTCCTCAGGAATGCAATAAGAATGACTGGACTTCACACCCACTGCGTCACCAGCTGTCTGACATGTAAATATGCTACTTCGCAATTttgtattataataaaatatacagcATGAAATATACACGGGTGGTTCTGTTTTTTATATAATGACCTTTATAGCCtgatgaaaatgtcaataacaTTGCTTGTAACCATCCACATTTCAGTTAAAACTGTCAAAACAGCTGTGGTGAGTCGAATTCCATGAAAACAATGTGCAGATTTCAGGTGCAGAAAACAGTTTACTTCAGTTTAtttctatatagcgcctttcacaaagaggaaagacaaataaaagaaagaaagaaagaaagaaagaaagaaagaaacaaacaaacaaacaaaaaaagaaagcaagctagatgacaacagaggagaggaaccaaaaactcccaagtacaATGTAAAAGAAAAAGTTAAGACAACCAAAAATTTCAAGGCAACTGCACTAGATTTTTGAGGTTTGAGGGCTCAAACTGTAAAGTTTTGAAGAAAACCACTTATTGTTGTGACaactaattattttttattcaggTAATCTACATTTCATATCTATAACTTCTGATTTTTAGTTTTACATACTAAGAATTACAAACATCAAAAGTTGTGCCGCCTTATTCACTTTGGTTCAGATGATTTATCTTTCATATGCGTAAAaacttgaaaattttaattaaacatgcTAAGAATTCAAAACTGCAAAATATATGCCAACTGATTATTATAAATGAAGATAACAAAACAGTTGAGttagtttgtttattttaaatttgataGTAATAAATGACAGCAGACATGCTTTGAGAATCCCTGTGGGGAATGAGAGCAAACTTGACTGTGAAGGGCAGCTACCTGTTGTGGtgccttcggggagctgggggtcacaggccttgctcaagggcccccaCATGTGCTGATGCTGGGCATGAACTGGTGACCTTTACTGCATGAGGAGAGAGGCTTAGCTCACAGAGCCACACGCTCCAGTGTATGGAATATAAACTGGAATATAAGCTGAACTTATAACTGAATAATAATTTATAACTGTTTGTCCACATCCCAGTCCAGAGGAGGCAGCATATACCTAAGTGGGATAAACCTCTGTGCCTCTGACCCAAAGACTGCCAGTTCTAGCCCAGCCCAGCTCATCTTTGGGCTCTGTTTCTGTACCCCTGGGCACTGCAATGGGTGAATATGCTAAACTCACATTTTAAAGTCTTTACACATGTGAAAGATAAGTCTTAAGAAAAGACAATAGGTTGGAATAACTTTTGTTGTTAGGAATTATTGGTGCGtaaaacttaaaattaaaagttTTTATAGATTTGAAAGATAAATTATCTGAACAAAAATAATTACTAGGTAGCAATATGTGGTTTTCTTAAAAACTCAGAAGTTTGAGTTGCCCTGAAAACTCAAAAATCTAGTGCAGTAAGTTGCCTTGAAATTTTAAGTTGTCTTAACttcttattttttaaagtgtAGGGAGggaaaaacctctgggggtccaaggtcaaaaggctggccaaccccccccccccactgggcaAACTGACCTAAGTGGGAAAGTGTAAACTGAGGTCAAGGTCAAAGCCAAAGTCCCTCAGTGAGTCAGTTGGCCTGCATGGGGTGACAGATTGAAGGCTGCACTCACAAAGTCACATCCACGATGTCACCCTCCCATGGGACTGAACAGGCCTCAGATGATAGTTATGCAAATGACTGTAAGCATGAATAAAGGTGCAGTAAATGTTTGTCTTTATTTGAATCAcagtacaaacaaaaaaaaaactgaaaaacttcATTATTTTTGAACAAAACTTTAAAAGTGCAAACTGCTTAACAAGCTAAAAATTTCAAAAACTCGGATGACTCAAAAGTGCGTGCTGCTCCAAGATACTTCTTTTAGCTTCGGTTCGCCGCTGACAGACGCCGAACTGCTGCGGGGAGGGCGGACACTCTGGTGGTTACAGACTTGTCATGACACAGGATGCGTTTCTGAAACTACATTTACGAAAGTTTTAAACGTGTTTTATTATTGCTTGCATTTAGCTTGATAGTGTAACCGACATGTTGtattagattattaatgtatatttaactCAATATAGCGGCAGCAAGCGTTAATAAAATAGGCCTACATCaactaatgttttaaaaaatgtttataaaaatgaattatttaaaaatcgtTTACATTTAGCTAGATTATGTAACCGACGTGTTTTATTGAATTGATGTAGCCTATATTTAGCTCGATTCTGCAACTAGCGGTTATATCAATAAAACAGCGATTACGAAAGTTTTGAAAAAGGTATACGTGTGTCTGGATTACGTGCAATGTAATTAGGTCTGCAATTAAATGCACATAATGGTAAATCAAAATCCCTAATATCGATTTATCAgggtaataataattataatccTGCAGGTTAAGCAAACATGTTGCTACCAAACTAAATACACGGTTATACAACATATCGCCATCGAGTTAAatgtatattaataatataataaaacgTGTCGATTATACTATCACGGTAAATTAAAACGATTttataatcaataaaaatatacCTTTTTAAAACATTCGTAAACGTATAGCTTCAGAAACACTGGTGTAAAGTAACGAAGGCCCGCCCCTTCTCTGCCTTTGATTGCCTCTGAccctgaagaaaaaaaaagacagatagACTTgcgaaggaaaaaaaaaaagtcccacTCGACTGATTTTTGGTCGCATGTGTAAACAACTTGGTCGCACTCTGGAGCTCTGTAAATGTCCTACAGATAAATCATACGCCAGTGACATATTATGGTAGCTCAGGGGAATAgacatatttcattttaaattaggTGCTCTTAAGCCACAAATGTTGTGAATGAAACTGAAATCAGATAATTAGTTAACAGTTCTGAAATCGGACCAAAGCAAAACTTAATCTATCCGttcctaattaaaaaaaaaaaaacagttattgGTGTTAGACAATGTTAATTCTATATTCATATATTGTGTATTCATAATCAATAGACTGTACTTTCTAAATACTACTAAGGAGAGTATAATTGAGAcgtaaaaaaaacatgtatggGTCAACCCAAATTGACCACTGTCACGCCCAGCCCTGCattcctcatgtgtgccacgcccctaaTTACCCATGTGTGGAATCTGTGCTTCTCTCAagctgttttgtgtttcttAATTAGTTTCTTAgtatttaagtccgtgtctTACCTTTACTTGccagacttgtcattaatgTTCGCTAATTTTGTGTCTTGTTAGTTTATGTCTTGAGCTTAGTTTTCCCTGTCATTCCCTGGTCTGCTcccttttgttgttttaaacCCCATTAAAACCCCTTATTTTGCTGACCCTCGTCTCCCAACCATTATTCCTCGCCTCCTCCCTGGACGTGAACGTGACAGACCACTGCCATGAAATTAGTCTGGAAATTACTTGATaaactaatttttttttgtgcagaatGGTGTCAATGTATGGCAATTTAATGAACTGCACTgctgtaattaaaatattttctggaATTAAACTACAATTGCCAAATAGCCGTTTTACATGTATATGTAAAGTcatgtatatttattaaaaattatattGTAATACTGAGGTCAAggtcaaagccaaagtccatcagTGAGTCAGTTGTCCACGCAGGCCTGCATGGGGTGGCAGattgaattcttttttttttattttattttttttattgcccaccacctcttcggaggacaactttattttacattaaattcaagagcaaagattgtggccgctccgaactcacccgtcccgtggaaaaaaaaaaacaaaaaaaaaaaacggggggaTACAGATACAACGATCGTAACgataacagacattaatcaccatggggagagggggagagagaaaaaaaaagggaaaaaagaaaacaaaggtatatagaaataataacactaataatgtaggtgggatggaaaaaattaagtgtaggggaatagaaaatacaaacaaccataagaaataTAACACTCATTACTTAAGAACATCAAACAACAAagattataacaacatcagtaataataattagtaatgtgacaaatcggtattatatatgtggcatacacacacgtgatcgtacccTTATACATGTCTATTTCGATTCctatatctataacatacctaaaaactaataataataataatgaatttaaTAACAGGATCTAAACTGTGTGAACATTTGAGCATTTTATCAGTTTTAAGATTAAATTTGACTAGTTCTTTATAGATGTATTTCCCACTTATGTCATGAGCGCCATAACTGTCGTGTCTAGCCCCGCCCTGTTCGTTTGTTACCTGTGTTTCCCTTGCCTGTGGCTGCTAATCAGCCGAGCCTGAAGCTTGttagtcttacctcttgttcctaCCTCCTTGTTGACCAGCCACGCCAGTCTTGTGTTTACTCCTCAGTTACTCATGTATATTAGCGTCTCTTAGGCCTCATGGTTATCTGTCTGTGTGAGCTATCCTGCCTCTCTGTCCCTCAATAAATTCCTCTGTGAGGGGTCCACTTGCTGGCAGCCTGCATTTGGGTCGTCCTTCTCCTGCTGTGTTGTGACAAGAACCTTCCAAAACGTTCAACAGTGTTCAAATTTGCTGAATGAGGAGGCCACAGAAGGCATCTGACTTCAAGTTAGTGCTCATAAAACCAC
Encoded here:
- the LOC111855653 gene encoding uncharacterized protein isoform X2; this encodes MLSVSGINDTNQSGIIRKSHGVVPKRYGYSRDVGMDSSGGLFLPWLQPEDSGRYLCHLGAFVGGRNEDFSLELNVSECVTPVSPTFTDVSANQACCTTPPPYKELSAAWLASSFSLVSFFKALLCFLVIWLPIMVKRKLRSQS
- the LOC111855653 gene encoding uncharacterized protein isoform X1: MFLRDVICFWTTRIAYFSVMVMHISPMLSMPTQPELITGQCNSNITIQCGKTHKTSEYRVIIWYKINDTNQSGIIRKSHGVVPKRYGYSRDVGMDSSGGLFLPWLQPEDSGRYLCHLGAFVGGRNEDFSLELNVSECVTPVSPTFTDVSANQACCTTPPPYKELSAAWLASSFSLVSFFKALLCFLVIWLPIMVKRKLRSQS